The Apium graveolens cultivar Ventura chromosome 11, ASM990537v1, whole genome shotgun sequence genome has a window encoding:
- the LOC141696976 gene encoding protein LSD1-like isoform X1 gives MPVPLAPYPYPPAPFTTPANGLQNQLVCSGCVNLLLYPVGATSVCCAVCKAVTTVPPPGTEMAQLVCGGCHTLLMYIRGATNVKCSCCHTVNLAMEVWSKVCQMCSLPFCNFRWGTNKCKHYGAESHQLNKKTLELFDYCQNFRVEVTNIY, from the exons ATGCCAGTCCCTCTTGCTCCATACCCTTATCCTCCAGCGCCGTTTACAACCCCTGCAAATG GTTTACAGAATCAGCTTGTCTGTTCAGGATGTGTGAACCTACTACTCTATCCCGTTGGGGCCACCTCAGTATGCTGTGCTGTTTGCAAAGCAGTCACCACTGTGCCACCTCCAG GCACAGAAATGGCTCAGTTGGTCTGTGGAGGTTGCCACACACTACTGATGTACATTCGTGGCGCAACCAATGTGAAATGCTCATGCTGTCACACTGTCAACTTAGCTATGGAAG TATGGAGCAAGGTCTGTCAAATGTGCAGTTTGCCATTTTGTAACTTCCGTTGGG GTACCAACAAGTGCAAGCACTATGGAGCAGAAAGTCATCAGCTAAATAAAAAAACACTTGAACTCTTTGATTACTGTCAGAATTTCCGAGTTGAAGTTACAAATATATATTAG
- the LOC141696976 gene encoding protein LOL1-like isoform X2, producing MPVPLAPYPYPPAPFTTPANGLQNQLVCSGCVNLLLYPVGATSVCCAVCKAVTTVPPPGTEMAQLVCGGCHTLLMYIRGATNVKCSCCHTVNLAMEANQVAHVNCGNCQMLLMYQYGARSVKCAVCHFVTSVGVPTSASTMEQKVIS from the exons ATGCCAGTCCCTCTTGCTCCATACCCTTATCCTCCAGCGCCGTTTACAACCCCTGCAAATG GTTTACAGAATCAGCTTGTCTGTTCAGGATGTGTGAACCTACTACTCTATCCCGTTGGGGCCACCTCAGTATGCTGTGCTGTTTGCAAAGCAGTCACCACTGTGCCACCTCCAG GCACAGAAATGGCTCAGTTGGTCTGTGGAGGTTGCCACACACTACTGATGTACATTCGTGGCGCAACCAATGTGAAATGCTCATGCTGTCACACTGTCAACTTAGCTATGGAAG CTAATCAGGTAGCACATGTTAACTGCGGAAATTGTCAAATGTTGTTGATGTATCAGTATGGAGCAAGGTCTGTCAAATGTGCAGTTTGCCATTTTGTAACTTCCGTTGGG GTACCAACAAGTGCAAGCACTATGGAGCAGAAAGTCATCAGCTAA